The following are from one region of the Xylanibacillus composti genome:
- a CDS encoding ATP-binding cassette domain-containing protein translates to MIRCENLVKIYKTADLEVIALQGLDLTVETGELMAVIGNSGSGKSTLLNMLGGLDRPSAGKLFVDGKDMLKFTEKEMTLYKRNTVGFVWQNKARNLVPYLTALENVEIPLLLKGKRRRARALELLDAVGLGHRRNNKLNQLSGGEQQRVAIAISLANEPKLLLADEPTGSVDTKTGAAILDLFNRLNRELNLTIVIVTHDQQLAKKVDRVVAIRDGRTSSELIRKSYLEELAELESASGAESHEEFAVLDRSGRLQVPANFLESLGLQGANKVKLHLEDGRIILEHPEKPEAGDA, encoded by the coding sequence ATGATCCGGTGTGAAAACCTGGTGAAAATCTACAAAACAGCCGACCTTGAGGTCATCGCGCTGCAAGGCCTTGATCTGACTGTAGAAACAGGAGAGCTCATGGCCGTTATCGGCAATTCCGGCAGCGGCAAGTCCACGCTCCTGAATATGCTCGGCGGCCTGGATCGGCCTTCTGCCGGCAAGCTGTTCGTAGACGGCAAGGATATGCTCAAGTTTACGGAGAAAGAAATGACGCTTTACAAGCGAAACACCGTCGGCTTCGTCTGGCAGAACAAAGCGCGAAACCTCGTTCCCTATTTGACTGCATTGGAAAATGTCGAGATCCCCCTTCTGCTGAAAGGCAAGCGAAGGCGGGCACGCGCGCTGGAGCTGCTGGATGCGGTCGGCTTGGGCCACAGGCGCAACAACAAGCTGAACCAGCTGTCCGGCGGGGAGCAGCAGCGCGTGGCTATCGCGATCTCGCTCGCCAATGAGCCGAAGCTGCTGCTGGCAGACGAGCCGACCGGATCTGTCGATACGAAGACGGGAGCTGCCATTCTCGATTTGTTCAATCGGCTCAACCGGGAGCTGAATCTGACCATCGTTATCGTCACCCATGACCAGCAGCTCGCCAAGAAGGTAGATCGCGTAGTCGCCATACGCGACGGCCGCACCTCCTCCGAGCTTATTCGCAAGTCGTATCTGGAGGAATTAGCGGAGCTGGAAAGCGCGTCCGGCGCGGAGTCCCACGAGGAATTTGCCGTGTTGGACCGATCCGGCCGTCTGCAAGTGCCCGCCAATTTCCTTGAGTCGCTTGGCCTGCAAGGCGCGAACAAGGTGAAATTGCATCTGGAGGATGGGCGCATCATCCTGGAGCATCCCGAGAAGCCGGAAGCAGGAGACGCATAA
- a CDS encoding chemotaxis protein CheA, which translates to MNISELAQIFHEELEEQLQLMEEELLNLEKAGETEQAVQSLFRAAHTIKGSSAAMGLEAMKQLTHEMEQLLDGLRSHRFQLTSAMTNHLFRCMDGLKQLKDDFVAGEETTLDIAPFISRLQELIAAPAEPQSSKQAYIVKVKLTDDCPMKQVRAMVIYQRLAESVEVKSVEPDLEGVHEDVAFTHLHYAIETSMSEEDMAGLFGSMVDIEDVRMEPATLELEDDVEEEQQDQSGLAAEASQQRTRGDRKAQTVRVNVERLEHLMNLVGELVIDQTGMQQLHRKLEKDVQGNEEVGQLSLLTDHLGRVIADLQDTVMKARMLPIAQLFNRFPRMVRDLAHSLDKEIELVLEGSETELDRTLIEEIGDPLIHLIRNAVDHGIEPAAIREQAGKPRTGRLTVRAAHEDNQVVIIVEDDGAGIDPNRVRQSAIGKGLISMDDAERMSDQEAVHLIFVPGFSTASAVSEVSGRGVGMDIVRSDIERLNGLIDIVNSPGQGVQFKIRLPLTLAIITGLLVRLNTQRFVLPMSNVAEIVRVKHRDIQSMKGQEVVMIRDRVIPLLWLHDHFHIPRCEETRNSMSVVVVGTAEKRVALAVDELLGKQDIVIKSLGSFIGKVNGLSGSTILGDGRIALIMEVGDLLRFTS; encoded by the coding sequence TTGAACATTTCTGAACTGGCGCAAATCTTCCATGAGGAGCTGGAGGAGCAGCTGCAGCTTATGGAGGAAGAGCTGCTGAATCTGGAGAAAGCCGGCGAGACCGAGCAAGCCGTGCAAAGCTTGTTCCGCGCCGCGCATACCATTAAGGGATCTTCGGCCGCGATGGGTCTGGAAGCCATGAAGCAGCTCACCCATGAGATGGAGCAGTTGCTGGATGGACTGCGCAGTCACCGCTTCCAGCTGACTTCGGCGATGACCAATCATCTGTTTCGCTGCATGGACGGGCTGAAGCAGCTGAAGGACGATTTCGTTGCAGGCGAGGAGACGACCCTGGATATTGCGCCCTTCATCTCGCGCCTTCAAGAATTGATCGCAGCGCCTGCCGAGCCGCAGTCTTCGAAACAAGCCTACATCGTTAAAGTCAAGCTGACGGATGATTGCCCGATGAAGCAGGTCCGGGCCATGGTCATTTATCAGCGGCTGGCAGAGTCGGTCGAGGTCAAATCTGTTGAGCCCGATTTGGAAGGAGTGCACGAGGATGTGGCTTTTACGCACCTTCACTACGCCATTGAGACCAGCATGAGCGAAGAAGACATGGCCGGGCTGTTCGGATCGATGGTCGATATTGAAGATGTGCGCATGGAGCCAGCGACCCTGGAGTTGGAGGACGATGTCGAGGAGGAGCAGCAGGATCAGAGCGGGCTTGCTGCCGAGGCATCGCAGCAGCGCACTAGGGGGGATCGGAAGGCGCAGACCGTTCGAGTAAATGTGGAACGGTTGGAGCATCTGATGAACCTCGTGGGCGAGCTGGTGATCGATCAAACCGGCATGCAGCAGCTTCACCGCAAGCTGGAGAAGGATGTGCAAGGCAATGAGGAGGTCGGTCAGCTCAGTCTGCTGACCGATCACCTGGGGCGGGTCATTGCTGATTTGCAGGATACGGTCATGAAGGCGCGGATGCTGCCCATTGCCCAGCTCTTCAACCGATTCCCTCGGATGGTTCGCGATCTGGCGCACAGTCTCGACAAGGAAATCGAGCTCGTATTGGAAGGCAGCGAGACAGAGCTGGATCGTACGTTAATAGAGGAAATCGGCGATCCGCTGATCCATCTGATTCGCAATGCGGTGGATCACGGCATTGAGCCGGCGGCGATAAGGGAGCAGGCAGGCAAGCCGCGGACGGGACGTCTGACGGTACGGGCAGCGCATGAGGACAATCAGGTCGTGATCATTGTGGAGGATGACGGTGCGGGCATCGATCCGAACCGCGTGCGGCAGTCTGCAATCGGCAAGGGATTGATATCCATGGACGACGCAGAGCGCATGAGCGATCAAGAGGCGGTTCACCTCATCTTCGTACCGGGATTTTCCACTGCATCCGCAGTCAGCGAGGTTTCCGGCAGAGGCGTGGGGATGGACATCGTGCGGAGCGACATTGAGCGGTTGAACGGCTTGATTGACATTGTGAATTCGCCAGGGCAAGGCGTTCAGTTCAAAATCAGGCTTCCGCTGACCCTTGCCATCATCACCGGGTTGCTGGTCAGGCTGAACACACAGCGATTCGTGCTGCCAATGAGCAATGTGGCCGAAATTGTCCGCGTCAAGCATCGGGACATCCAATCGATGAAGGGGCAAGAAGTCGTTATGATTCGGGATCGTGTCATTCCGCTGCTCTGGCTGCATGATCACTTCCATATCCCCCGTTGCGAGGAAACGCGAAATAGCATGTCGGTCGTCGTTGTCGGGACGGCGGAGAAGCGGGTGGCCTTGGCCGTTGATGAGCTGCTGGGCAAGCAGGACATTGTCATCAAGTCGCTGGGCTCCTTTATTGGCAAGGTGAATGGCCTCTCCGGCTCGACAATTCTCGGGGACGGCCGGATCGCGCTGATCATGGAGGTCGGCGACTTGCTGAGGTTCACCTCCTAG
- a CDS encoding chemotaxis protein CheW, with protein MSTGIEQYVEFVVSEERYAVKISLIQEIIKMQDITAVPNVRPYIKGVINLRGKVVPVISLRKLFHMEEQEETKLSRIIVVNHREEAVGMLVDKVNKVTTFSDIQPPPDRLGAVSGAYLVGIGMSAEGIAGILEMEQVLLKEDGAVEHF; from the coding sequence TTGTCAACCGGGATCGAGCAGTATGTGGAATTTGTAGTTTCCGAAGAGCGATACGCGGTCAAGATTTCCTTGATTCAGGAAATCATCAAGATGCAGGACATCACGGCAGTGCCGAATGTGAGGCCCTACATAAAGGGAGTCATCAATCTGCGGGGAAAGGTCGTGCCCGTCATCAGCCTGCGCAAGCTGTTTCATATGGAGGAGCAGGAGGAGACGAAGCTGAGCCGAATTATTGTTGTCAACCATAGGGAAGAAGCCGTTGGCATGCTGGTAGATAAAGTGAACAAGGTGACGACATTCTCCGATATTCAGCCGCCGCCTGATCGGCTTGGCGCTGTGAGCGGCGCATATTTGGTCGGGATCGGCATGTCCGCGGAAGGGATAGCTGGCATTCTCGAAATGGAGCAAGTCCTTCTGAAGGAGGATGGAGCCGTTGAACATTTCTGA
- a CDS encoding methyl-accepting chemotaxis protein, producing the protein MKWFTDMKIRLKLIVSFVIVAMLLAGIGIYSMFSMQDLNGDLKAMYEENLISVRDLSQIQIYYQRLRVNIRDVGLNVDTAIKNQNIEEANTLMSSTGEYLTSYMQREDLLPEDSVLINQAIQLWNEYTTMAQHALQLANEDRDEDLRNYMNSGMNDVGARLEANLWELINNNTEQAEEANEEAQMNFIISRAILIGVVILGFVLSLLLGNVIAGMIARPMSQVVESLKKVAAGDLRETVPVASKDEVGQLAVSVNEMTANLRSLISTVLANAESVAAASQQISSSTEEIASGSNEQANAAQNMNELFKELSEAISSVAQNAEEASSLSGKTLQVARDGGAVVDSSIAGMDEMNNQMNRLEDDAVKIGDIIEVIDDIAEQTNLLALNAAIEAARAGEQGRGFAVVADEVRRLAERSGEATKQITNIIQGMQNNTNMSVKTASEAVENTKRIGEAFSRIVQMVEESTMKAGEIAAASEEQAAQTSDVMHSIEIISSASEEAAAATEETASTSQSLAELAGDLQKTVSVFKVS; encoded by the coding sequence ATGAAATGGTTCACCGACATGAAGATTCGCCTGAAGTTGATTGTTTCGTTTGTGATCGTGGCCATGCTGTTGGCCGGCATAGGTATTTACAGCATGTTCTCTATGCAAGACCTGAACGGCGATCTGAAAGCCATGTATGAGGAGAATTTGATTAGCGTCAGGGATCTGTCCCAAATCCAGATATACTATCAGCGTCTGCGCGTCAATATTCGTGATGTCGGTCTGAATGTCGATACCGCGATCAAAAATCAGAATATTGAAGAGGCTAATACGCTGATGAGCAGCACAGGCGAGTATTTGACGAGCTATATGCAGAGGGAGGACCTGCTGCCGGAAGACAGCGTATTGATCAACCAAGCAATACAGCTGTGGAACGAGTATACAACGATGGCGCAGCATGCGCTGCAGCTGGCTAATGAGGATCGGGATGAAGATCTCCGCAATTATATGAACTCCGGCATGAACGATGTCGGTGCTCGGTTGGAGGCCAACCTGTGGGAGTTGATCAACAACAATACCGAGCAGGCCGAAGAAGCCAATGAGGAAGCCCAGATGAATTTCATCATCTCGCGCGCCATTCTGATCGGGGTCGTTATCCTGGGATTTGTTCTGAGTCTGCTGCTCGGCAACGTGATTGCCGGCATGATCGCGCGGCCAATGAGTCAGGTGGTCGAGTCGTTGAAAAAGGTAGCGGCGGGAGATCTGCGCGAGACTGTGCCCGTTGCAAGCAAGGATGAGGTCGGACAGCTGGCTGTATCCGTGAACGAGATGACTGCCAACTTGCGTTCTCTGATCAGTACGGTGCTCGCCAATGCGGAAAGTGTGGCGGCTGCTTCGCAGCAAATCTCCTCTAGCACCGAAGAGATCGCAAGCGGCAGCAATGAGCAGGCGAATGCTGCGCAGAACATGAACGAGCTGTTCAAGGAGTTGTCCGAGGCCATCTCGTCAGTCGCGCAAAATGCGGAGGAAGCATCAAGTCTTTCCGGGAAGACGCTGCAGGTCGCACGCGACGGCGGCGCCGTAGTCGATTCGTCCATCGCGGGCATGGATGAGATGAACAACCAGATGAATCGCCTGGAAGACGACGCGGTCAAAATCGGCGACATCATAGAAGTGATCGACGATATCGCCGAGCAGACGAATTTGCTTGCGCTGAATGCAGCGATTGAGGCGGCGCGGGCAGGCGAACAGGGTCGCGGCTTCGCGGTCGTAGCCGATGAAGTGCGCAGGCTTGCCGAACGAAGCGGCGAGGCGACGAAGCAAATCACAAACATTATTCAAGGGATGCAGAACAATACGAATATGAGCGTCAAAACGGCTTCGGAGGCCGTTGAGAATACGAAGCGCATCGGCGAGGCGTTCTCGCGGATCGTTCAAATGGTGGAGGAGTCAACCATGAAGGCCGGTGAAATTGCGGCGGCCAGCGAGGAGCAAGCAGCGCAGACTAGCGATGTCATGCATTCCATTGAAATTATTTCCTCAGCGAGCGAGGAGGCTGCGGCTGCAACAGAGGAGACCGCTTCCACCAGCCAATCGCTGGCAGAGCTTGCCGGGGACTTGCAGAAGACCGTCTCGGTATTCAAGGTGTCTTAA
- a CDS encoding helix-turn-helix domain-containing protein → MMRRGRPKASNPRRYRLPDIRLTKQEHDMIHLKASLYQGGNISAYIRDLVARDCRQMDGTLACICGSSERISVFEEALMPPGSAQAPPVLLRNLPAIRCLNCGAVTLHEQARETFASIVAEERRGSLDGQSYDFLVYAGMTRWVSCREITEVELTAKHGDAAILRIGLDDSVRSCNANIEALTGYKMQEFVSHPRDMLVSLHDLVRDPRIEPLYTGTPVVFHTRLFHKKGYALDIRVEGVPDWQRDGRLLGFYLVLRHIGPGRRMAQKLLFDRGGEEACAGPIDLGRMLRMLMAERDINTTELSDKSGVSVTTISNLRNGRIRQPKKSTLEAVARALGVDSEVLESH, encoded by the coding sequence ATGATGCGCAGAGGACGTCCGAAAGCTTCGAATCCCAGACGGTACCGATTGCCTGATATCCGGCTAACAAAGCAAGAGCATGACATGATCCATCTTAAGGCGAGCCTGTATCAGGGCGGCAATATATCTGCGTATATCCGGGATCTGGTTGCCAGGGATTGTCGACAGATGGACGGGACTCTGGCATGTATCTGCGGCAGCAGCGAGCGGATAAGTGTGTTTGAAGAAGCCTTGATGCCGCCGGGGTCTGCTCAAGCGCCGCCTGTCCTGCTGCGAAACCTGCCGGCCATTCGCTGCCTGAATTGCGGCGCGGTCACCTTGCACGAGCAGGCACGGGAGACATTCGCTTCCATTGTGGCGGAGGAGCGCAGAGGCTCCCTGGACGGTCAAAGCTACGATTTCCTTGTGTATGCGGGCATGACCCGCTGGGTATCCTGCCGCGAGATTACGGAGGTCGAGCTTACGGCGAAGCATGGCGACGCCGCCATTTTGCGGATCGGTCTGGATGACAGCGTTCGTAGTTGCAATGCAAACATAGAGGCATTAACCGGGTACAAGATGCAGGAATTCGTATCACACCCTCGGGACATGCTTGTTTCTCTTCACGATCTTGTTCGGGATCCTCGCATCGAACCGCTGTACACCGGAACGCCGGTAGTCTTTCATACCCGCCTGTTTCACAAAAAGGGCTACGCGTTGGATATTAGAGTAGAGGGGGTCCCGGATTGGCAGAGAGACGGTCGGCTGCTGGGCTTTTATTTGGTGCTGCGGCATATCGGTCCCGGAAGACGGATGGCTCAGAAGCTGCTATTCGACCGCGGCGGGGAGGAAGCCTGTGCAGGCCCAATTGACCTCGGGAGGATGCTGCGCATGCTGATGGCTGAGCGGGACATTAATACAACGGAGCTGTCGGACAAGTCGGGCGTGTCGGTTACGACGATATCCAATCTGCGCAACGGACGGATCAGGCAGCCGAAGAAATCGACGCTGGAAGCGGTTGCCCGCGCATTGGGCGTAGACTCGGAGGTCTTGGAATCACACTGA
- a CDS encoding ABC-F family ATP-binding cassette domain-containing protein, translated as MTILTAEQLTKSYGMKQLFHQISFSIEEGERVGLIGVNGTGKSTLLQVVAGVEPADSGSLMTRNGLVAEYLPQNPDYDQSVTVLEQVLGMTRHTEAEFEAKRILSKLGIEQFDERMGLLSGGQRKRVLLAGVLMRESDLLILDEPTNHLDTEAVEFLEKQLKRRRSALLMITHDRYFLDRLATRMLELDHGQLYSYTGNYAAFLEKKAERLELEQAAERKRQNLFRRELEWIRRGAKARTTKQKARIERFEQIKQAAPDRQEGELDISLSGSRLGKKVIELEQLGHAYEGQPVIRSFSAIIQRNDRIGIIGPNGTGKSTLLKLIAKRIQPDEGRVETGPTVRIGFFTQEAEEMDAAMRVIDYVKEAAEHVKTSDGTLVSAAQMLERFLFPGELQWTPIGRLSGGEKRRLYLLRILMEAPNVLLLDEPTNDLDIQTLTILEDYLDQFNGAVLIVSHDRYFLDRTAETIWAFTGGGHIAHHVGNYSEYREHLTRKPGGTEAAEPGSAKSGEKEAAKDSGRKSAERPKSLKMSYQEQRDLEHIDARIEEKEQQLAELEEAISQAGSDYDKLQKLFDQKKTVDQELEQLMERWTYLNELAEQIAEQKSSRG; from the coding sequence ATGACAATACTTACTGCAGAGCAGCTGACCAAAAGCTACGGCATGAAACAGCTGTTCCATCAGATTTCCTTCAGCATAGAGGAAGGGGAACGCGTCGGCTTGATCGGCGTGAACGGCACGGGGAAATCCACGCTGCTTCAGGTTGTGGCAGGGGTAGAGCCAGCCGATTCGGGCAGCCTGATGACCAGGAACGGGCTTGTCGCCGAATACTTGCCGCAAAACCCCGATTATGACCAGAGCGTGACCGTGCTGGAGCAGGTGCTCGGCATGACCCGGCACACGGAAGCGGAGTTCGAAGCGAAGCGCATCCTGTCCAAGCTCGGCATCGAGCAGTTCGATGAGCGAATGGGCTTGCTGTCCGGCGGCCAGCGCAAGCGGGTGCTGCTCGCAGGCGTCCTGATGCGAGAATCCGACCTGCTCATTCTGGACGAGCCGACGAACCATCTCGATACGGAAGCGGTCGAATTTCTCGAGAAGCAATTGAAACGACGAAGATCCGCTCTGCTTATGATCACGCATGACCGCTATTTCCTCGATCGGCTGGCTACCCGCATGCTGGAGCTGGACCACGGCCAGCTCTACAGCTACACAGGGAATTATGCGGCCTTTCTGGAGAAGAAAGCGGAACGCCTGGAGCTGGAGCAGGCGGCCGAGCGCAAGCGCCAGAACTTGTTTCGCCGCGAGCTGGAATGGATTCGCCGCGGAGCCAAAGCTCGCACGACGAAGCAGAAGGCCCGAATCGAGCGCTTCGAGCAGATCAAGCAAGCGGCCCCGGACCGGCAGGAAGGCGAGCTGGATATTTCCCTGTCAGGCAGCCGGCTCGGCAAGAAGGTCATTGAGCTGGAGCAGCTCGGGCATGCCTATGAAGGGCAGCCTGTCATCCGCTCCTTCTCTGCCATCATCCAGCGGAATGACCGCATCGGCATTATCGGTCCGAACGGAACCGGCAAATCTACATTGCTGAAACTGATTGCCAAGCGCATTCAGCCAGACGAAGGCCGCGTCGAGACAGGCCCTACCGTGCGCATCGGTTTCTTCACTCAGGAAGCCGAGGAGATGGACGCGGCAATGCGGGTCATTGATTATGTCAAAGAAGCGGCCGAGCATGTGAAGACGTCCGACGGCACGCTGGTCAGCGCCGCTCAGATGCTGGAGCGCTTCCTCTTCCCCGGCGAGCTGCAGTGGACGCCAATCGGCCGCCTGTCCGGCGGCGAGAAGCGGCGGCTCTACCTGCTGCGCATCTTAATGGAAGCGCCGAACGTGCTTCTGCTCGATGAGCCGACCAACGATCTGGACATTCAGACCTTGACGATACTGGAGGATTATCTCGACCAATTCAACGGGGCCGTCCTGATCGTCTCGCATGATCGCTACTTCCTCGACCGTACAGCAGAAACGATCTGGGCCTTCACTGGCGGCGGACATATTGCGCATCATGTCGGCAACTACAGCGAATATCGGGAGCACCTGACGCGCAAACCGGGGGGAACCGAAGCCGCGGAACCGGGATCGGCCAAGAGCGGCGAGAAGGAAGCAGCCAAGGATAGCGGCCGCAAATCGGCGGAACGTCCCAAGTCGCTGAAGATGTCCTATCAGGAGCAGCGCGACCTGGAGCATATTGACGCAAGGATTGAGGAGAAGGAGCAGCAGCTTGCCGAATTGGAGGAAGCGATCAGCCAGGCGGGAAGCGATTATGACAAGCTGCAGAAGCTGTTCGACCAGAAAAAAACGGTGGATCAAGAGCTGGAGCAGCTGATGGAGCGCTGGACGTACTTGAACGAGCTGGCCGAACAAATTGCCGAGCAGAAATCCAGCCGAGGCTAG
- a CDS encoding lactonase family protein, whose protein sequence is MEQKQSLLAFIGSYAEADEPSLYTCSFDPLSGELKLLHERSGIKNPTFLDLDKQGMKLYAIGEKTADDGQRVGTASAWSIHPDNGELILLNEEQTVDKSTCHIQLDRTKRCLIVSSYHGGMIGLSPLLEDGRIAPASDVQQHEGSSVLPVQSQARAHSAIFDRNNRYVVVSDLGLDKLFVYALDLNACKLTLQQELQLAGGSGPRHFVFHPAQPYGYVINELNATITVLDYDEANGRLAVKQTVSTLPDGYDGEKSCADIHISPDGRFLYGSNRGHDSIAVYRIAADGTLQIIEHVSTGGKHPRNFAISPDGRFVLAANRDTDNIVIFARDAETGRLTPTGHSLTVSKPVCVRILDR, encoded by the coding sequence ATGGAACAGAAACAATCTCTACTGGCCTTTATCGGTTCGTATGCCGAAGCGGATGAACCGAGCCTGTATACGTGCAGCTTTGATCCGCTAAGCGGCGAGCTCAAGCTGCTGCATGAACGAAGCGGAATCAAGAATCCGACTTTTCTCGATCTCGACAAGCAAGGCATGAAGCTGTACGCCATCGGCGAGAAAACCGCGGACGACGGCCAGCGGGTCGGGACTGCATCCGCATGGTCGATTCATCCCGACAACGGGGAGCTGATTCTGCTCAATGAGGAGCAGACCGTTGACAAGTCAACGTGCCATATCCAGTTGGACCGCACCAAGCGCTGCCTGATTGTCTCCAGCTATCATGGCGGGATGATCGGCCTGTCTCCGCTGCTGGAAGACGGCCGGATCGCCCCCGCCTCGGATGTGCAGCAGCACGAGGGCAGCAGCGTATTGCCTGTACAGAGCCAGGCACGCGCGCACTCCGCGATCTTCGACCGCAACAATCGGTATGTGGTGGTCTCGGATTTGGGCTTGGACAAGCTTTTCGTCTATGCGCTTGACCTGAACGCCTGCAAGCTGACCCTGCAGCAAGAGCTTCAGCTCGCAGGGGGATCGGGACCGCGTCACTTTGTCTTTCACCCTGCACAACCATATGGCTATGTCATCAATGAGCTGAATGCTACCATTACGGTACTGGATTATGACGAGGCGAACGGCAGGCTCGCTGTGAAACAGACCGTCTCAACCTTGCCGGACGGTTACGATGGCGAGAAAAGCTGCGCCGACATTCACATTTCGCCAGATGGACGCTTCCTGTACGGCTCCAACCGCGGACACGACAGCATAGCGGTCTATCGCATTGCTGCCGACGGAACGCTGCAGATTATCGAGCACGTCTCTACCGGTGGCAAGCATCCGCGCAATTTCGCGATATCGCCGGACGGCCGCTTTGTCTTGGCCGCCAATCGCGACACGGACAATATCGTCATCTTCGCCAGAGACGCGGAGACGGGCAGGCTCACTCCGACTGGCCACAGTCTCACCGTGTCCAAACCGGTCTGTGTGCGTATCCTGGACAGATAA